Within the Candidatus Nealsonbacteria bacterium genome, the region TAAAGAATATTATAAAAGAAGTTGAATCAAGTACTAAGGATAATAGGGGAATGATTCTAAATCTAGCATTTAATTATGGAGGAAGAGATGAAATTGTTTACGCAATGCAAAAAATATCAAAAGAGGGGACTTCTCCGGATAATATAACTGTGGAATTGGTTCAAAAACACATGATGGTTCCTGACCTTGATATTATTATAAGGACTGGCAAGGAACAAAGAATATCTAATTTCTTTATTTGGCAAGCCGCTTATTCTGAATTATTCTTTCTCAACAAATACTGGCCTGAATTTAATGAAAAAGATTTTACTGCCGTTTTAATTGATTACGCCAAAAGGCAAAGAAGATTTGGTAAGTAGTTATTTCTCAATGTCCCCTCCTCCATGGAATTTTCGATGAATATCTTTTAGTCGCTTACTGGTGACATGAGCATATATCTGGGTTGTAGCTATATTCTTATGACCCAAAAACTCTTGAACTTCTCTTAGATCAACACCTTGAGATAAGAGATCGGTAGCAAAGCTATGCCTTAATGTATGAGGAACGGTAAATGAAGGAAGTCCTGACATTACAGTATATTTTTTAACTATATTTTCTACAGAACGGACCGAAAGCCTTTTGGATGCATTTTTTGGCCCTTTATAATTAATAAATAGGGCTTTTTCTTTGTCATTTCGGGTATTCAAGTACTCCTTAAGACCTTTTACGGCTCTAGAAGAGATATAAACGGGTCTGGGACGATTTCCTTTACCTATTACTACAACCTCTAGATCTTCGGTATTATCTTCTATTTTAATTTGGTCACGATTAAGGCTTACTAGCTCAGATATACGTAGTCCGGTAGAAAAAAAGGTTTCTAAGATCGATCGGTCCCG harbors:
- the uppS gene encoding di-trans,poly-cis-decaprenylcistransferase yields the protein MKNPEHIGIIVDGNRRWAKERGLFPFQGHQKGLETVKKIIAHAQKEGVAMLTLFIFSTENWKRSKEEIKVFMGLIDKFFKNEFKNKKNPLFERIKIKVVGRRDDLSSKLKNIIKEVESSTKDNRGMILNLAFNYGGRDEIVYAMQKISKEGTSPDNITVELVQKHMMVPDLDIIIRTGKEQRISNFFIWQAAYSELFFLNKYWPEFNEKDFTAVLIDYAKRQRRFGK
- a CDS encoding tyrosine-type recombinase/integrase; amino-acid sequence: MQKSDKPIKDHIRDFLDYLDIEKGLGNRTQETYSRLLDRFLSWLKKNNLENIKPHELNEENVWNFRVYLSQRINSKTKEPLKKTSQNYYLIALRNLLKFFTDRNIQSFPAEKIKLVKLKSDERAVKFLDLDQIKKLLGSPNPSTLMGLRDRSILETFFSTGLRISELVSLNRDQIKIEDNTEDLEVVVIGKGNRPRPVYISSRAVKGLKEYLNTRNDKEKALFINYKGPKNASKRLSVRSVENIVKKYTVMSGLPSFTVPHTLRHSFATDLLSQGVDLREVQEFLGHKNIATTQIYAHVTSKRLKDIHRKFHGGGDIEK